The Oryzias melastigma strain HK-1 linkage group LG3, ASM292280v2, whole genome shotgun sequence genome contains a region encoding:
- the ace2 gene encoding angiotensin-converting enzyme 2 gives MELTMSVRIVAILLALAFSSAAELDVEAQALEFLKGFDEQATELMYQYSLASWAYNTNITEENSNKVTEQGEIWSNFYSLKSEESLKYPIDQIKDPEIKLQLISLQDKGSGALSSDKASRLNKILGDMSTLYSTSAVCLPDEPTNCQTLEPGLEQIMASSKDYFLRLHVWEGWRKEVGKKMRPLYEEYVDLKNEASQLNGFADYGAYWRYNYETIEDEEEFKYTRDQLMQDVRLIYKQILPLYKELHAYVRAKLMETYPGHIDAEGYLPAHLLGDMWGRFWTNLYEVSVPYPAKPNIDVSSTMVEKGWTERQFFEAAEDFFMSVGLYEMFENFWSNSMFVKPDDGRQVVCHPTAWDMGNREDFRIKMCTKITMDDFLTVHHEMGHNQYQMAYRNLSYPLRDGANEGFHEAVGEIMSLSAATPKHLQSLDLLPSDFIYDSETEINFLLKQALTIVATLPFTYMLEEWRWQVFAGNISQDEWMKQWWQMKRDLVGVMEPVPRDETYCDPPALFHVSGDYSFIRYFTRTIYQFQFQKALCTAAGHTGSLSTCDITGSKAAGTKLRNMLELGRSQSWTRALFTISGDKRMDATALLDYFQNLYDWLKEDNLKNKRYVGWKTAGTPEVENPQLNNAIKVRISLKAALGDSAYSWNDNELYLFRANIAYALRQYYGLQKQVIDFNTENVIAFDETPRISFYIAVTDPRNPSAYIPKADLEASIRMSRGRINDAFQLDDGTLEFVGIAPTLASPTEQPVVVWLVVFGVVMGIVVLLGVYLIGSGIRERKKKSAKTNPENPYSPDDDGQSNKAYESDSDSDREQTGL, from the exons ATGGAGCTGACGATGTCTGTGAGGATTGTTGCCATACTGCTGGCCTTGGCGTTCTCTTCAGCCGCTGAGCTGGATGTGGAAGCTCAAGCGCTGGAGTTCCTTAAAGGTTTCGATGAGCAGGCTACTGAGCTGATGTACCAGTACAGCCTGGCGTCATGGGCCTACAACACCAACATCACTGAGGAAAATTCCAACAAAGTG ACAGAGCAAGGGGAAATTTGGAGCAACTTCTACTCCCTGAAGTCAGAGGAATCCCTAAAATATCCCATCGACCAGATTAAAGATCCAGAAATCAAGCTCCAGCTGATCTCCCTCCAGGACAAGGGCTCGGGCGCTCTGTCCTCAGACAAAGCTTCACGG TTGAATAAAATCTTGGGCGACATGAGCACCCTCTACAGCACATCAGCGGTGTGTCTCCCTGATGAGCCAACGAACTGTCAAACTTTGGAGCCAG GTCTGGAGCAAATTATGGCCAGCAGCAAAGACTACTTTCTGCGTCTTCATGTGTGGGAGGGCTGGAGGAAAGAGGTGGGAAAGAAGATGAGGCCTCTGTATGAAGAATACGTGGATTTGAAAAACGAAGCTTCCCAACTGAATG GCTTTGCAGACTACGGTGCGTACTGGAGGTACAACTATGAGACCATCGAGGATGAGGAAGAGTTCAAATACACCAGAGATCAGCTGATGCAGGATGTCCGTCTGATTTACAAACAG ATCCTGCCTTTGTATAAGGAGCTGCACGCCTATGTTAGAGCCAAGCTGATGGAGACGTACCCCGGACACATCGACGCAGAGGGGTATCTGCCCGCTCACCTGCTGG GCGACATGTGGGGAAGATTCTGGACCAATCTGTATGAAGTGTCAGTGCCTTATCCTGCAAAACCAAACATTGATGTCAGCTCAACTATGGTCGAGAAG GGCTGGACAGAGCGTCAGTTCTTTGAAGCGGCGGAGGACTTCTTCATGTCTGTGGGTCTGTACGAGATGTTTGAGAACTTCTGGAGTAACTCCATGTTTGTGAAGCCTGACGACGGGCGCCAAGTGGTCTGTCATCCCACAGCCTGGGACATGGGGAACAGGGAGGACTTCAG GATTAAAATGTGCACCAAAATCACCATGGATGACTTCCTCACTGTGCACCACGAGATGGGTCACAATCAGTACCAGATGGCCTACCGCAATCTGTCCTACCCTCTGAGGGATGGAGCCAACGAGGGCTTCCACGAGGCCGTCGGAGAAATTATGTCTCTGTCTGCTGCGACACCGAAACACCTCCAGAGCCTTGACCTCCTGCCCTCTGACTTCATTTATGACAGTG agacTGAGATCAACTTCCTGTTGAAGCAGGCCCTCACCATCGTGGCCACGCTGCCGTTCACATACATGCTGGAGGAGTGGAGGTGGCAGGTGTTTGCAGGGAACATCTCCCAGGATGAGTGGATGAAGCAGTGGTGGCAGATGAA GAGGGACCTGGTAGGAGTTATGGAGCCCGTACCCCGAGATGAGACTTACTGTGACCCACCAGCCTTATTCCATGTGTCTGGAGACTATTCTTTTATCAG GTATTTTACAAGAACCATTTACCAGTTTCAGTTCCAAAAAGCTCTCTGCACCGCTGCTGGTCACACAGGTTCCCTATCCACGTGTGATATCACGGGTTCCAAAGCAGCAGGGACCAAGCTAAG gAATATGTTGGAACTGGGAAGATCTCAGTCCTGGACTAGAGCTCTGTTCACAATATCCGGGGACAAGCGGATGGATGCCACCGCCCTGTTAGATTACTTCCAGAACCTTTATGACTGGCTGAAAGAGGATAACCTGAAAAACAAGAGATATGTGGGCTGGAAGACAGCTGGAACACCTGAAGTAGAAAATCCAC AGCTCAACAATGCCATTAAAGTTAGAATAAGTTTGAAGGCTGCGTTGGGCGATAGCGCT TATTCCTGGAATGACAACGAACTGTACCTGTTCAGAGCCAACATTGCTTATGCTCTGAGGCAGTACTACGGCCTACAAAAACAAGTCATCGACTTCAA cacaGAGAACGTCATCGCCTTTGATGAGACTCCCAGGATCTCCTTCTACATTGCAGTCACAGACCCCAGAAATCCTTCAGCGTACATCCCAAAGGCTGACCTGGAGGCCTCCATCAG GATGTCCAGAGGTCGAATCAACGATGCCTTCCAACTTGATGACGGCACGCTGGAGTTTGTGGGCATCGCCCCGACGCTGGCCTCGCCCACCGAGCAGCCCGTAGTGGTGTGGCTGGTGGTGTTCGGTGTGGTCATGGGCATCGTGGTGCTGTTGGGCGTCTACCTGATCGGCTCTGGTATCAGAGAGCgcaaaaa gaaATCTGCAAAGACCAACCCAGAAAATCCTTACAGTCCAGATGATGACGGGCAAAGTAACAAAGCTTATGAAAGCGACAGTGACAGCGACAGGGAACAAACGGGGTTgtaa
- the il1fma gene encoding interleukin-1 family member A isoform X2, which produces MDLKESVIDGGVFISHHLCDGKHQYKVEKVVNAMKNEKKMFVRTGDHLIGMDGISLDNFTPEDLARSLSEGNISKLTVQKTTRQKDQIEEEPPQGAIFDSEEFTVMSFSWKMKREKELEQHQNIKNEVNKGVETSDLLVIKMRKTTVSVMIGRGCPSKSKGMDIPRTSCAVEEIVLVAESSNVTLVPRGDGMFRLEKLSEVFIEHKPSHRYLKRICSKTGLYTSPNPEKVTIYYYKSNIMEKTYRGMPVALNFTNSNCFLKCCKEGEDVVLQIETYEKSSLRQISKSDDNALAFVFYMKADRTKLRKFESALYEGWFICVQESTKAEVEPLNDMREEMFLFIIQK; this is translated from the exons ATGGACCTTAAG GAATCTGTCATTGATGGAGGTGTCTTTATTTCCCACCACCTGTGTGATGGGAAACATCAGTATAAAGTAGAAAAAGTGGTGAATGCcatgaaaaatgagaaaaaaatgtttgtcag AACAGGAGACCATCTAATAGGGATGGATGGCATTAGCCTGGATAATTTCACCCCGGAGGACTTGGCCCGGAGTCTCTCTGAAGGGAATATTTCTAAGCTG ACagtgcaaaaaacaacaaggcAAAAGGATCAGATTGAGGAGGAGCCTCCTCAAGGAGCGATTTTCGACTCTGAGGAGTTCACAGTGATGAGTTTTTCTTGGAAGATGAAGAGGGAAAAAGAGTTGGAACAGCAtcagaacataaaaaatgagGTTAACAAAGGCGTGGAGACCAGTGACCTGCTTGTTAttaagatgaggaaaacaactGTATCTGTGATGATCGGCCGGGGCTGCCCTAGCAAGAGCAAGGGGATGGACATCCCCAGGACCAGTTGTGCCGTCGAGGAAATTGTGTTGGTGGCAGAATCCAGCAACGTCACTCTTG TGCCACGGGGAGATGGGatgttcagactggaaaagctTTCAGAAGTTTTCATAGAACACAAACCCTCTCATCGCTACCTTAAACGTATTTGCTCAAAGACGGGTCTCTACACGTCCCCAAACCCCG AGAAAGTTACCATCTATTACTATAAGTCAAATATTATGGAAAAGACTTACAGAGGGATGCCGGTGGCCCTGAACTTTACCAACTCCAACTGCTTCCTCAAGTGCTGCAAGGAAGGAGAAGATGTGGTCTTGCAAATAGAG ACATATGAAAAAAGTAGTCTGAGGCAGATATCCAAGAGTGACGACAACGCCCTCGCCTTTGTCTTCTACATGAAAGCTGACCGGACAAAACTGCGGAAGTTTGAATCAGCTCTTTACGAGGGCTGGTTCATCTGTGTGCAGGAGAGTACCAAAGCGGAAGTGGAACCGCTGAATGACATGAGGGAGGAAATGTTCCTCTTCATCATTCAGaagtga
- the il1fma gene encoding interleukin-1 family member A isoform X1, producing the protein MDLKESVIDGGVFISHHLCDGKHQYKVEKVVNAMKNEKKMFVRTGDHLIGMDGISLDNFTPEDLARSLSEGNISKLTVQKTTRQKDQIEEEPPQGAIFDSEEFTVMSFSWKMKREKELEQHQNIKNEVNKGVETSDLLVIKMRKTTVSVMIGRGCPSKSKGMDIPRTSCAVEEIVLVAESSNVTLAPHNPKLIQQKWRAIFELFRRIDLDHMPAQMRKMKMYMDLYVDKWMHWNGTDEGDCGSSTLLLPRGDGMFRLEKLSEVFIEHKPSHRYLKRICSKTGLYTSPNPEKVTIYYYKSNIMEKTYRGMPVALNFTNSNCFLKCCKEGEDVVLQIETYEKSSLRQISKSDDNALAFVFYMKADRTKLRKFESALYEGWFICVQESTKAEVEPLNDMREEMFLFIIQK; encoded by the exons ATGGACCTTAAG GAATCTGTCATTGATGGAGGTGTCTTTATTTCCCACCACCTGTGTGATGGGAAACATCAGTATAAAGTAGAAAAAGTGGTGAATGCcatgaaaaatgagaaaaaaatgtttgtcag AACAGGAGACCATCTAATAGGGATGGATGGCATTAGCCTGGATAATTTCACCCCGGAGGACTTGGCCCGGAGTCTCTCTGAAGGGAATATTTCTAAGCTG ACagtgcaaaaaacaacaaggcAAAAGGATCAGATTGAGGAGGAGCCTCCTCAAGGAGCGATTTTCGACTCTGAGGAGTTCACAGTGATGAGTTTTTCTTGGAAGATGAAGAGGGAAAAAGAGTTGGAACAGCAtcagaacataaaaaatgagGTTAACAAAGGCGTGGAGACCAGTGACCTGCTTGTTAttaagatgaggaaaacaactGTATCTGTGATGATCGGCCGGGGCTGCCCTAGCAAGAGCAAGGGGATGGACATCCCCAGGACCAGTTGTGCCGTCGAGGAAATTGTGTTGGTGGCAGAATCCAGCAACGTCACTCTTG cccctcacaaccccaagctaattcaacaaaaatggcgagcaatatttgagctattCAGGCGTATAGATTTGGACCACATGccagctcaaatgaggaaaatgaagatgtacatggatctttATGTcgacaagtggatgcattggaatggaaCGGATGAGGGAGATTGTGGCTCATCAACTTTACTTT TGCCACGGGGAGATGGGatgttcagactggaaaagctTTCAGAAGTTTTCATAGAACACAAACCCTCTCATCGCTACCTTAAACGTATTTGCTCAAAGACGGGTCTCTACACGTCCCCAAACCCCG AGAAAGTTACCATCTATTACTATAAGTCAAATATTATGGAAAAGACTTACAGAGGGATGCCGGTGGCCCTGAACTTTACCAACTCCAACTGCTTCCTCAAGTGCTGCAAGGAAGGAGAAGATGTGGTCTTGCAAATAGAG ACATATGAAAAAAGTAGTCTGAGGCAGATATCCAAGAGTGACGACAACGCCCTCGCCTTTGTCTTCTACATGAAAGCTGACCGGACAAAACTGCGGAAGTTTGAATCAGCTCTTTACGAGGGCTGGTTCATCTGTGTGCAGGAGAGTACCAAAGCGGAAGTGGAACCGCTGAATGACATGAGGGAGGAAATGTTCCTCTTCATCATTCAGaagtga
- the zgc:113276 gene encoding uncharacterized protein zgc:113276 isoform X1 → MVVLDVLIIGGGPHALTLASLLSSPETDTSSDRGHDPLLTPCSSEPQKFLQKTELSRNNGSNGKRKKKTTPGHHYTQEQQSKSSIQESVCLPLSFQVVDTYGEWAALWESQFAALSIPHLRSHALVHTDPFKKTALQEFVVKHERSEELHTLPDRVYILDKNTYFNDMRLGKKEKKRLHLPSSLKKSVAFSLPGTKLSMDFFKDQVQRYKLDKVLVKDTVENIIPVIVDNRDMEEDQANHDQASRESGRSVGKRVKYFKVQLQEGGVVKVCRVVMATGPTRAQMANIPAWVQNIGESYPEESLQHTVHLMHRQPNSQQKLKGENCQQSKEAFSNQVCEAGQRIMVVGGGLTSAHVVSVALQQGASHVTWVMRKHLQLKQFDVGDVESLVGRYSHVEHGIKMDGQAYLRQFYNERSLHKRLAMIGQARKGGAVTPEAYIQLQPFILSGQVEVKTYCQVHEARWCYKNQAWSLSLSTGDCWTGDKIWLATGCKLDVNQDPLLTEVMKEFPVQVLDGWPCITESLKWSEGCPLYLMGQYAALQIGPHAVNLAGGQAASMRITEDILRCELQSTREAFDLRGNKSTTEDYIQQMQGLFWL, encoded by the exons ATGGTCGTGCTCGATGTGTTAATTATAGGGGGAGGCCCTCATGCTCTGACCTTGGCCAGCTTGCTGTCCTCTCCTGAAACTGACACGAGCTCTGACCGTGGACATGACCCACTCCTCACCCCCTGCAGCTCAGAACCCCAgaagtttctgcaaaaaacagaACTATCAAGGAATAATGGCTCTAATGgcaagaggaaaaagaagacaacACCTG GGCATCATTACACACAAGAGCAACAATCAAAGTCAAGCATCCAAGAGTCTGTTTGCCTCCCTCTCAGTTTCCAAGTGGTTGACACATATGGGGAATGGGCAGCCCTGTGGGAGAGCCAGTTTGCAGCTCTGAGCATCCCTCACCTGCGCTCACATGCACTGGTGCACACGGACCCTTTTAAGAag ACTGCACTCCAGGAGTTTGTTGTCAAGCATGAGCGTTCAGAGGAGCTTCACACTCTTCCAGACCGAGTCTACATCTTGGATAAAAACACTTACTTTAATGACATGCGGCTCGGCAAGAAGGAGAAGAAACGTCTGCACCTGCCTTCATCACTGAAGAAGAGTGTGGCTTTCAGTTTGCCAGGAACAAAACTGAGTATGGATTTCTTTAAGGATCAG GTACAGAGATACAAGTTGGACAAAGTGTTGGTGAAAGACACCGTGGAAAACATAATTCCTGTGATCGTGGACAACAGAGACATGGAAGAAGATCAGGCAAATCACGACCAGGCCAGCAGAGAATCTGGAAGGAGCGTAGGGAAGAGAGTGAAGTACTTTAAAGTTCAACTTCAAGAAGGTGGCGTTGTAAAAGTCTGCCGTGTTGTGATGGCGACTGGTCCTACTCGAGCACAGATGGCAAACATCCCGGCATGGGTGCAAAACATAGGAGAGAGCTACCCGGAGGAGTCTTTGCAACACACGGTCCATCTCATGCACCGGCAGCCAAACTCTCAGCAAAAACTCAAAGGAGAAAACTGTCAGCAATCAAAAGAAGCGTTTTCTAATCAGG TGTGTGAGGCAGGGCAGAGAATAATGGTAGTTGGTGGAGGTCTGACCAGCGCCCATGTCGTCTCAGTTGCCCTGCAGCAAGGGGCCAGCCATGTGACATGGGTCATGAGAAAGCACCTGCAG CTGAAACAGTTTGACGTGGGCGACGTGGAGAGCCTGGTGGGTCGTTACTCCCATGTGGAGCATGGCATTAAGATGGACGGTCAGGCATACCTGCGGCAGTTCTACAATGAACGGAGTCTCCACAAAAGACTGGCTATGATTGGACAGGCTAGGAAAGGGGGCGCCGTCACCCCAGAGGCTTACATCCAACTGCAGCCATTCATACTGAGCGGGCAGGTGGAAGTGAAGACATACTGTCAG GTGCATGAGGCCAGATGGTGCTATAAGAACCAAGCCTGGAGTCTGTCTCTCAGCACCGGGGACTGCTGGACTGGAGATAAAATCTGGCTTGCCACAGGCTGCAAGTTAGATGTCAATCAAGACCCATTACTTACTGAGGTTATGAAGGAATTTCCGGTTCAG GTTTTAGATGGGTGGCCATGCATAACGGAAAGCTTAAAATGGTCAGAGGGATGCCCTCTCTACCTGATGGGACAGTATGCCGCTCTTCAG ATTGGACCTCATGCAGTGAACCTGGCTGGTGGACAGGCTGCCAGCATGCGAATCACTGAAGACATTCTGCGATGTGAGCTGCAGAGCACCAGAGAAGCGTTTGATTTGAGGggaaacaaatcaacaactgAGGATTATATTCAACAAATGCAAGGACTGTTTTGGCTTTAA
- the zgc:113276 gene encoding uncharacterized protein zgc:113276 isoform X2: MVVLDVLIIGGGPHALTLASLLSSPETDTSSDRGHDPLLTPCSSEPQKFLQKTELSRNNGSNGKRKKKTTPGHHYTQEQQSKSSIQESVCLPLSFQVVDTYGEWAALWESQFAALSIPHLRSHALVHTDPFKKTALQEFVVKHERSEELHTLPDRVYILDKNTYFNDMRLGKKEKKRLHLPSSLKKSVAFSLPGTKLSMDFFKDQVQRYKLDKVLVKDTVENIIPVIVDNRDMEEDQANHDQASRESGRSVGKRVKYFKVQLQEGGVVKVCRVVMATGPTRAQMANIPAWVQNIGESYPEESLQHTVHLMHRQPNSQQKLKGENSLHAYCMCLGLFVVCEAGQRIMVVGGGLTSAHVVSVALQQGASHVTWVMRKHLQLKQFDVGDVESLVGRYSHVEHGIKMDGQAYLRQFYNERSLHKRLAMIGQARKGGAVTPEAYIQLQPFILSGQVEVKTYCQVHEARWCYKNQAWSLSLSTGDCWTGDKIWLATGCKLDVNQDPLLTEVMKEFPVQVLDGWPCITESLKWSEGCPLYLMGQYAALQIGPHAVNLAGGQAASMRITEDILRCELQSTREAFDLRGNKSTTEDYIQQMQGLFWL; encoded by the exons ATGGTCGTGCTCGATGTGTTAATTATAGGGGGAGGCCCTCATGCTCTGACCTTGGCCAGCTTGCTGTCCTCTCCTGAAACTGACACGAGCTCTGACCGTGGACATGACCCACTCCTCACCCCCTGCAGCTCAGAACCCCAgaagtttctgcaaaaaacagaACTATCAAGGAATAATGGCTCTAATGgcaagaggaaaaagaagacaacACCTG GGCATCATTACACACAAGAGCAACAATCAAAGTCAAGCATCCAAGAGTCTGTTTGCCTCCCTCTCAGTTTCCAAGTGGTTGACACATATGGGGAATGGGCAGCCCTGTGGGAGAGCCAGTTTGCAGCTCTGAGCATCCCTCACCTGCGCTCACATGCACTGGTGCACACGGACCCTTTTAAGAag ACTGCACTCCAGGAGTTTGTTGTCAAGCATGAGCGTTCAGAGGAGCTTCACACTCTTCCAGACCGAGTCTACATCTTGGATAAAAACACTTACTTTAATGACATGCGGCTCGGCAAGAAGGAGAAGAAACGTCTGCACCTGCCTTCATCACTGAAGAAGAGTGTGGCTTTCAGTTTGCCAGGAACAAAACTGAGTATGGATTTCTTTAAGGATCAG GTACAGAGATACAAGTTGGACAAAGTGTTGGTGAAAGACACCGTGGAAAACATAATTCCTGTGATCGTGGACAACAGAGACATGGAAGAAGATCAGGCAAATCACGACCAGGCCAGCAGAGAATCTGGAAGGAGCGTAGGGAAGAGAGTGAAGTACTTTAAAGTTCAACTTCAAGAAGGTGGCGTTGTAAAAGTCTGCCGTGTTGTGATGGCGACTGGTCCTACTCGAGCACAGATGGCAAACATCCCGGCATGGGTGCAAAACATAGGAGAGAGCTACCCGGAGGAGTCTTTGCAACACACGGTCCATCTCATGCACCGGCAGCCAAACTCTCAGCAAAAACTCAAAGGAGAAAACT CTCTACATGCATACTGTATGTGTTTGGGGTTGTTTGTAGTGTGTGAGGCAGGGCAGAGAATAATGGTAGTTGGTGGAGGTCTGACCAGCGCCCATGTCGTCTCAGTTGCCCTGCAGCAAGGGGCCAGCCATGTGACATGGGTCATGAGAAAGCACCTGCAG CTGAAACAGTTTGACGTGGGCGACGTGGAGAGCCTGGTGGGTCGTTACTCCCATGTGGAGCATGGCATTAAGATGGACGGTCAGGCATACCTGCGGCAGTTCTACAATGAACGGAGTCTCCACAAAAGACTGGCTATGATTGGACAGGCTAGGAAAGGGGGCGCCGTCACCCCAGAGGCTTACATCCAACTGCAGCCATTCATACTGAGCGGGCAGGTGGAAGTGAAGACATACTGTCAG GTGCATGAGGCCAGATGGTGCTATAAGAACCAAGCCTGGAGTCTGTCTCTCAGCACCGGGGACTGCTGGACTGGAGATAAAATCTGGCTTGCCACAGGCTGCAAGTTAGATGTCAATCAAGACCCATTACTTACTGAGGTTATGAAGGAATTTCCGGTTCAG GTTTTAGATGGGTGGCCATGCATAACGGAAAGCTTAAAATGGTCAGAGGGATGCCCTCTCTACCTGATGGGACAGTATGCCGCTCTTCAG ATTGGACCTCATGCAGTGAACCTGGCTGGTGGACAGGCTGCCAGCATGCGAATCACTGAAGACATTCTGCGATGTGAGCTGCAGAGCACCAGAGAAGCGTTTGATTTGAGGggaaacaaatcaacaactgAGGATTATATTCAACAAATGCAAGGACTGTTTTGGCTTTAA